The following proteins come from a genomic window of Pseudomonadota bacterium:
- the dksA gene encoding RNA polymerase-binding protein DksA, with protein sequence MAAKKKAAAKKATASAKRTAKAASATPSDSGAKRAAAPTKETAAAKKTAAKKTAAAKKTAAKKTAAKKTAAKTTAAKRTAAKKKAAKKTSAKKAASTKKTATVSKAPVVKAKKTASATKKAKAADTGAAAAPKSPPKPTPRKTTKTDTVPTASQPTDNLDDYMNAEQSEHFRSKLLEWKRQLMEEVDRTVDHMKDDATNFPDPNDRATQEEEFSLELRTRDRERKLIKKIDDSLRDIDSGDYGYCESCGIEIGVARLEARPTATLCIDCKTMEEIRERQSA encoded by the coding sequence ATGGCCGCAAAGAAAAAAGCCGCCGCGAAGAAAGCGACTGCAAGCGCGAAACGGACGGCGAAGGCAGCGTCGGCAACACCGTCGGACAGCGGCGCGAAACGGGCTGCTGCGCCGACGAAAGAGACCGCTGCGGCCAAGAAGACGGCTGCCAAGAAGACGGCTGCGGCCAAGAAAACGGCTGCCAAAAAAACGGCTGCGAAGAAGACTGCCGCGAAGACAACAGCTGCGAAAAGGACTGCCGCGAAGAAAAAGGCAGCCAAGAAGACCTCGGCCAAAAAGGCTGCCAGCACAAAAAAAACCGCCACCGTGAGCAAGGCCCCGGTGGTGAAGGCCAAAAAGACCGCGTCTGCTACAAAAAAGGCGAAAGCTGCCGACACAGGCGCCGCAGCGGCACCCAAATCGCCGCCCAAACCGACACCCCGAAAAACGACCAAGACCGACACTGTGCCCACTGCCTCACAACCGACCGACAACCTCGACGACTACATGAATGCCGAGCAATCCGAGCACTTCCGCTCGAAACTGCTCGAATGGAAGCGCCAGCTCATGGAAGAGGTCGACCGCACCGTCGACCACATGAAGGACGACGCAACCAATTTTCCGGACCCGAACGACCGCGCCACACAGGAAGAGGAGTTCAGCCTGGAACTGCGCACACGCGACCGCGAGCGCAAGTTGATCAAGAAAATCGACGATTCGCTGCGGGACATCGACAGCGGCGACTACGGTTATTGCGAGAGCTGCGGCATCGAGATCGGCGTAGCCCGCCTCGAAGCCCGCCCGACCGCGACGCTGTGCATCGACTGCAAGACGATGGAAGAAATCCGCGAGCGTCAGTCGGCCTGA
- a CDS encoding TIGR01244 family sulfur transferase yields MASFKPLDDAFAVSAQISLDDVHTAAQQGFKHIICNRPDNEDPGQPDFAEISAAASKLGLTSHHIPFDNTSLSPAVIDTMQDTLATLDGPVLAYCRSGTRCSIAWSALQRRAGRDRGEIEASTTAAGYALEPQRGVIDALAE; encoded by the coding sequence GTGGCATCATTCAAGCCCCTCGACGACGCCTTCGCCGTCAGTGCTCAGATCAGCCTTGACGACGTCCACACCGCAGCACAACAGGGTTTCAAGCACATCATCTGCAACCGCCCTGACAACGAAGACCCGGGCCAGCCGGATTTTGCCGAGATCAGTGCTGCCGCGTCGAAGCTCGGTCTCACGTCGCACCACATCCCGTTCGACAACACAAGCCTGTCGCCTGCTGTCATCGACACGATGCAGGACACACTCGCCACGCTCGACGGCCCGGTGCTGGCCTATTGCAGATCCGGCACGCGCTGCAGCATCGCCTGGAGCGCGCTGCAACGGCGTGCCGGGCGGGACAGGGGCGAGATCGAGGCAAGCACCACGGCCGCTGGCTATGCACTCGAGCCACAACGCGGTGTGATCGACGCCCTCGCCGAGTGA
- the xseA gene encoding exodeoxyribonuclease VII large subunit encodes MNTHAPLTRTARDVYTVSRLNRTVRELVELTLGVIWVEGEISNLSRPASGHQYFSLKDARAQVRCAFFKQRARLSRVALEPGKQVLVRARASVYEPRGDYQLIVESVELAGDGLLQQRYQENLQRLNAEGLFDAGRKRALPPFPKQIGVVTSATGAAVRDVVDVLRRRYPLAPVTVYPTAVQGDRAVPGIVAAIGLANDHAEVDVLLIVRGGGSLEDLWAFNDEAVVRAVADSVIPTVSGVGHEVDTTLCDLAADTRAPTPSAAAELVSPPLDQLISRLASCSRRLNRSMQQRTARARDGLGRLHARLARQQPERQLETAQQRLDLARVRLDRAITAQLSRHETALRAQTRRLRAQSPARQLATQRTTLRRVSAQLAQAIRHRVQDAERLLGTQTRALDAVSPLATLERGYAVVRRAADGHVVLDAAHVNPGERLRITLREGELHADASDPVEG; translated from the coding sequence GTGAACACCCACGCCCCACTGACTCGCACGGCGCGCGACGTCTACACCGTCAGTCGCCTCAACCGCACCGTGCGCGAGCTGGTCGAGCTCACGCTCGGCGTGATCTGGGTCGAGGGTGAAATCAGCAACCTCAGTCGCCCGGCGTCCGGCCACCAGTACTTCTCGCTGAAGGACGCCAGGGCGCAGGTGCGCTGCGCCTTCTTCAAACAGCGCGCGCGGCTGTCTCGGGTCGCGCTCGAGCCGGGCAAGCAGGTGCTCGTGCGGGCCCGCGCCTCGGTGTACGAACCGCGCGGTGACTACCAGCTCATCGTCGAGAGTGTCGAGCTCGCCGGCGACGGGCTGTTGCAGCAACGCTACCAGGAGAACCTCCAACGGCTGAACGCCGAGGGCCTGTTCGATGCGGGTCGGAAGCGGGCCCTGCCGCCTTTCCCGAAGCAGATCGGCGTTGTGACGTCCGCCACCGGCGCGGCCGTGCGCGATGTCGTCGACGTGCTGCGCCGCCGCTACCCGCTGGCCCCGGTCACCGTCTACCCCACAGCCGTACAGGGTGATCGCGCGGTGCCGGGCATCGTCGCCGCCATCGGGCTCGCCAACGACCACGCCGAGGTCGACGTGCTGCTGATCGTGCGTGGCGGCGGGTCACTCGAGGACCTCTGGGCGTTCAACGACGAAGCGGTGGTCCGCGCCGTGGCCGACAGCGTGATCCCGACGGTCAGCGGCGTGGGCCACGAGGTCGACACGACCCTCTGTGACCTCGCCGCCGACACGCGAGCCCCGACCCCCTCAGCCGCAGCCGAGCTCGTGAGCCCGCCCCTTGATCAGCTGATCAGCCGGTTGGCCAGCTGCAGCCGGCGCCTGAACCGCAGCATGCAACAGCGCACGGCGCGTGCGCGTGACGGTCTCGGCCGACTCCACGCGCGCCTCGCGCGGCAGCAGCCGGAACGCCAGCTCGAAACCGCGCAACAGCGGCTCGATCTCGCCCGTGTGCGCCTCGACCGTGCGATTACCGCGCAGTTGAGCCGACACGAAACGGCCTTGCGCGCACAGACCCGTCGCCTGCGCGCGCAGTCACCCGCACGGCAACTGGCAACCCAGCGCACGACCCTCCGCCGCGTCAGCGCCCAACTCGCCCAGGCCATCCGCCACCGCGTGCAGGATGCCGAACGGCTGTTGGGCACGCAGACACGGGCACTTGACGCCGTCAGCCCGCTGGCGACGCTCGAGCGCGGCTACGCGGTCGTCAGGCGCGCCGCCGACGGCCACGTCGTGCTGGACGCTGCGCACGTCAACCCGGGCGAGCGGCTTCGCATCACGTTGCGCGAGGGTGAATTGCACGCCGATGCAAGCGACCCTGTTGAGGGGTAA